Proteins encoded in a region of the Nostoc sp. UHCC 0926 genome:
- a CDS encoding type I restriction endonuclease, translated as MNPAQLKKTTAKTSRVSRKLRHRFDFTQSAMPAAGYAYAPSLLTWFEVIGYTVLLEPDIALGKHQIGRSSYSDVVLYQRLCSALQKINPTKPDEAIAAAIHQVSYTESFDLPKNNRRFHKFLINGVEVEYLYNEEIVHDKVWLIDPSDLLNNDWLAIHPLTVVEGSHAHCPDVVVFINGLPLAVIVSIQPSNEQATFKEGYQQIQTYCQQIPKLFSYNTFLVITYGNRARIGTLTSDWEEFLPWHTIDGEDFPAKSATELEVLIQGIFDKRRFFELVKHFVVFESNEIRLTKKLLRRPFCTIPNSNKRFNY; from the coding sequence ATGAATCCAGCACAGCTAAAAAAAACAACTGCTAAAACGAGTCGTGTTTCAAGAAAGCTTCGCCACCGTTTTGATTTTACACAATCTGCGATGCCTGCGGCGGGCTACGCCTACGCACCATCTTTGCTTACCTGGTTCGAGGTTATTGGCTACACAGTTTTGTTAGAGCCAGATATTGCTTTGGGTAAGCATCAGATAGGGCGCAGCAGTTATAGTGATGTGGTTTTGTATCAGCGCCTTTGTAGTGCTTTGCAGAAAATTAACCCCACAAAACCTGATGAGGCGATCGCCGCAGCTATCCATCAGGTTAGTTACACAGAGAGTTTCGACTTGCCAAAAAATAACCGTCGCTTTCACAAATTCTTGATCAATGGTGTGGAAGTTGAATACCTGTATAACGAAGAAATAGTTCATGACAAAGTGTGGCTCATTGATCCGTCTGATCTACTGAACAATGATTGGCTAGCCATTCATCCCTTGACTGTAGTTGAGGGGAGTCATGCTCACTGTCCTGATGTAGTCGTCTTTATCAACGGTTTACCCTTGGCGGTTATTGTCTCGATTCAGCCAAGTAATGAACAGGCCACTTTCAAAGAAGGTTATCAGCAAATTCAGACCTACTGTCAACAAATACCTAAGCTGTTTTCCTACAACACGTTCCTAGTTATTACTTATGGAAATCGGGCCCGAATCGGTACATTAACCTCGGACTGGGAGGAGTTTTTACCCTGGCACACGATTGATGGTGAAGACTTTCCTGCCAAAAGCGCAACTGAACTAGAGGTGCTAATTCAAGGCATTTTTGATAAACGGCGTTTTTTCGAGTTGGTCAAGCACTTCGTGGTGTTTGAATCAAACGAAATCAGGCTCACTAAAAAGCTGCTTCGCCGACCTTTTTGTACAATCCCAAATTCCAACAAAAGGTTTAACTATTAA
- a CDS encoding TOBE domain-containing protein encodes MEISARNTLKGTIKAVQTGAINSEITLEIAPGIEITAIITKESVDNLQLQPGKQAQAIIKASDVIIGV; translated from the coding sequence ATGGAAATTAGCGCTCGTAATACATTAAAAGGAACTATTAAGGCAGTTCAAACTGGAGCCATTAATAGCGAAATTACACTAGAAATTGCACCAGGTATAGAGATAACTGCAATCATTACTAAGGAGTCTGTAGATAATCTTCAGCTTCAGCCAGGAAAACAAGCACAAGCAATTATCAAAGCATCAGATGTGATAATTGGTGTATAA